A region from the Vicia villosa cultivar HV-30 ecotype Madison, WI linkage group LG3, Vvil1.0, whole genome shotgun sequence genome encodes:
- the LOC131656182 gene encoding uncharacterized protein LOC131656182, with protein sequence MSNLRTLCKPHTVFSFINCRHQFRFRASFWNPNCKPLLQSPWLYSTWLVSSGSSRPMPRFRLNQKRTVAKATNWDQQRTPYETLELEGDADDEKIKIAYRRLAKFYHPDVYDGRGTLEEGETAEARFIKIQAAYELLIDAERRKQYDMDNRVNPMKASQAWMEWLMKKRKAFSQRGDMAIAAWAEQQQRELNVRVRQLSRSKIDADEARKILAREKKALAEHYSSTLKRHTLVLKKRDLMRKKADGEMKKTISQLLAAEGLELEDSDEEL encoded by the exons ATGAGCAATTTGAGAACCCTATGCAAACCTCACACAGTGTTCTCCTTTATCAACTGCAGACACCAATTTCGATTCAGAGCTTCGTTTTGGAACCCTAATTGCAAACCCCTTTTGCAATCACCTTGGTTGTATTCCACATGGCTTGTTTCTTCGGGTTCAAGCAGACCCATGCCACGGTTTCGGCTTAATCAGAAGAGAACTGTGGCGAAAGCAACCAATTGGGATCAACAAAGGACCCCGTATGAAACTCTTG aattggaagGAGATGCTGACGACGAGAAGATAAAGATTGCTTATAGACGTTTGGCCAAATTTTATCATCCAGATG TCTATGATGGAAGAGGGACACTCGAGGAAGGTGAAACAGCGGAAGCTAGGTTCATCAAGATTCAAGCTGCTTATGAGTTGCTTATAGATGCAGAGAGACGAAAACAATATGACATGGATAATCGGGTCAACCCTATGAAG GCATCTCAAGCATGGATGGAGTGGCTTATGAAAAAACGAAAAGCTTTTAGTCAACGGGGTGATATGGCAATTGCTGCTTGGGCCGAGCAGCAACAGCGTGAGTTGAATGTTCGCGTACGTCAACTTTCTCGCTCAAAG ATCGATGCAGATGAAGCAAGGAAGATTTTAGCAAGAGAAAAGAAGGCTTTAGCTGAACATTACAGCAGTACCCTTAAAAGGCACACACTTGTACTGAAGAAAAGAGATCTAATGCGCAAAAAGGCTGATGGAGAAATGAAGAAGACTATAAGTCAGCTCTTAGCCGCAGAAGGTCTTGAGCTTGAAGATAGTGATGAGGAATTATAG